A segment of the Georgenia sp. M64 genome:
CGCCGCCGTGGGCACCGGTGACTCGATGGCGGCCACCGACGCCCTCCTCGAGCTCGTCGAGCGGCCCGAGGACATCGACGAGCGCAACCTCGAGCAGGCCCTGGGGGTGCTCATCCTGCGCTACAGCGCGGGCGGCTCCGCCGAGGGGGCCGCCGCGTTCACCTCCCTCTTCGCGCTCATCAACTCCTTCCACCTCGGGGTGCCGCCCGAGGTCGCCGCCGTCTTCCGCGCGATGGCCACCCTCGAGGGCACCCTGCGGGCGATCGACCCCTCCTACGACCTCGTCACCGAGGCGAAGGGGATGGGTCGTGAGCGGATGGCGGGGATCACCGGCGCCGCGCGGCTCAAGGAGACCCTCGAGCAGGAGGTCAGCGGCCTGCTGCCGGTGCTGCGCCGCTTCCCCCGGCGGGTGGACCGCATCGCCGACGCCGTCGAGCACGGCCGTCTCACGGCCAACGTGCGGCTCTTCGCCGACCCGCGGGACCGGCAGATCGTCACCCACCTCGTCCACCGCACCCTGCTGACCGTGCTCGGCGCGACCGCGGGGATGATGTCCGTGGTGCTCTTCAGCGTCACCGGCGGGCCGATGGTCACCAGCACGGTGAACCTCTACACGGTGCTGGCGACCGCCCTGTTCGTCGTCGCCGTAATCCTCGTCCTGCGCGTCCTCATCATCATCTTCCGGCGCGAGGAGCCCTGAGCCGGCCCGCGGTGTCGTGACACCGCGGACCGACCCGGCCCATCGCGACGGCGCACGTCCAGGACGGCGGCAGCGGACGGCGTTGGTCCGGACCGGCCGGTCGGGACCGGGCCTGTCAAGAGTGCGAGCGTCAGGACGGGACAGCCACCCGGGCGGCGGCGGGACGCCGGGCTGCCGCGACGCGGGCAGCCGGCGCGGAGGGGACGCGGACCGGTCGCACCGCCGTCGTCGCGGGGGCCAGGAGGCCGCGGCCCCGCAGCTCGGGCAGCAGCCCGTGGACGAGGGCCGCGACGTCGGCCGGGACCGAGCCCGGGACGACGACGACGCCGTCCGCGGACCCGCCCGTCACCCACGCCTCGATCGTGTCGGCGACGTCGCTGACCGTGCCCACCCCGGCCAGCGCCCCGGTCCACGGGGCGCCGCCGGCGATGTCGGCCACCAGGGCCGCCCGCTCGACCGCGGCGCTGCGCTGGGTGGAGACCACGGCGTGGAGGTCGACCAGGACCGGGATGTCCCCGCGCCCGGCGGCCCGGGCGGCGGCGCGCACCGCGAAGCGGAGCTCCCGTGCCCACGCGGCGTCCTGCTCGCGGATGCGCACGACGTCCGCGAAGGACCCGGCCGTCTCGACGTCGCGCTCGTCGCGCACCTCGACGACGACGCGCGTGCCGGTGCCGCGGGCGGGCCGCTCCTCACCGGCGAGGCGGGCCGCGGGGGCGCCGGCCCGGGTCTGGACGCCGGCCCAGGCGGTGCCGACCAGGCCCACCTGGGCGAGCTCGGCGGCGACGGGGCGCAGGTCGGCCCCGGCCGGGACGGCGGCGACGAGCCCGCCCGGTCCGGCGTGCGGGCCGATGCGGCGGGCCGCGACCACGGGGTCGAGCCACGACTCGGGACGCAGGACCCGGTCCGTGCGCAGGCGGAAGCCCTCGCCGAGTGCGACGAAGTCGACGCCGGCCTCGTGGGCGGCGCGGGTGTAGGAGGCGAGCCGGGCCAGGTCGGCCTTGGCGACGGGCAGGTCCGCCCCGAGGTCGTCGTCGGCGGTGACGCCGAGCGCGGTGAGGTCGAGGGCGACCTGGGCGGGGCGGTTCTCGGAACGCGGGAGCAGCAGAGCGGTCATGGGAGCACACATCCAGGTGTCGGCGCGCCGGCGGCGGGCGCGGCGGAAGGAAGGCTGACCGGCCGGTCCCGCGCGTGGCGTGCCAATCGCCCGCGGCGGGGGGCTCGAGATCAGGGGTGACGCGTCGGCAGGTGCCGGGGCGTCGCGGGGTATGTCGTCAGATGGACATACCGGGACGACACATGCACATGCACATCGAGCGGCGCGGCGAGAAGACGTTCTGCCCGGGGCCCTGGTGCGTGTTCATTCGTCCTGAGTTTCCTTCGTGCTCGGCGGTTGTCCCGCGCACTCGCGGGACCAGGTCATCACCCGGGGCACCCCCCGCACGTGGGGGGTTGCCGGCCAGCGAGCCGGGGCTTGACGCTGACGCTCTTGACCTCGACATGACAGTAGGTGGGCGTTGCTTCAGGTGTCAACCATCGGTCCCGGTGCGTGGACCGCACCGGGACGTGGGCTGCCTCACACCCCCGGTTCCGCTGGCTCGCCGAGGGACAGCATGAGCCGGTTGGCCCACCCGAAGAAAGCCGCACCGTGGACGAGATCGGCGATCTCGAGGTCGTCGAGCCCGGCGGCCCGCAGCGCGCCGACCTCCTGCGCGCCGAACGTGGGCGGGGTGCTGCTCAGCGCGACCGCCGCGGCGACCACCGCGTCCCACCGCGGTCCGAGGTCGGCGAAGACGCCCTCGTCGAGCAGTCGCTGGACGTCCTCGGGACGCCGCGAGTGGTGCGCAGCGAAGCGGGCGTGGACCGAGGCGCAGAAGACGCAGCCGTTGAGGCGGCTGGCCGCGGTGGCCGCGAGCTCGCGCTCGGCCCTCGGCAGACCGCCGCGGGTGTTGTAGAAGATGTCGTTGTCGGTGCGGGTGCGCGCCGCGAGGACCTCGGGGTCGCGCACGAGCAGCCGGAAGTAGTCGTTGTCCGCACGGCGCCGGTCGACGAGCCCGTCGAGGTGCCGCTCGGTGAGCTCCTCGCGGGGCAGGGGCTCGAGCCACGGGACCCACCCGAGCTGGTCGCGGGTGAACGCCTCGGGACGACGGAGGTCCGGGTAGGTGAGGACCTGGGCGGGCGCCCGCTCAGCCGGCCCGGGCTCCGGACGGTCGCCGGCGAGACCGTCCGGCGCCTCGCCGGCGACGCCGTCGGGTGCCTCGGCGGTGCCACCATCCGGTACCTCGGCGGCCAGCGCACCGAGGCCGTGGACGACGCGGACCTGGAAGGCGAGGAACGACACCAGCTGGGCGAGCGTGACGATGCCGTCGGTGCTCCAGCCCGCCGCGGCCAGGCGCTCGAGCGCCGCCGGGCTCGCCTCGCGGGGCCGCAGGACGAGCAGGTGCGCGTGCTCGAGCGCCGCGGTGAGCCGGGCCCCGAGCGCCTCGCCGTCCTGGACCCGGTACACCGGGCCCGGCCTGCTCTCCCCGGCCAGCGCCGGCTCACGGTAGGCGCCGTACGGTCCCGTGGTCGCGCCGCTCGCCACCTCGCGTGCGACGACGCGGGCGAGGTGCGGGTCGGCCGCCCCGAGGTGGGCGGCGTAGCGGGCGGCGACGGGACCCGAGCCGTGCAGTGCCGAGACGAACGCGGCCACCACCGAGCGCTCGAGGAGCGAGACGTGGGTGGGGTCGACCGGCTCGAGGAGGGCCTCGTGGCTGCGCTGGGCGTTCGCGCGGGCGGCGGGCCGCGCGCCGCGGATCTCGTCGAGCCGGCTGCCCGGCCGGGTGCCGAGGAGGTGGTCGACGACGTCGGGGACCGCCGGGGGGACGTCGGGGTCGGTGGGGACGGTGGTGGGTGCGGAGGCGGTGGTGGGTGCGGTGCTCATGTCGGGTCCTCTTCTGGTCGGGGAGGTCATGCCACGGGGGCGGGGAGCCCGGCGCGCAGCCCGGTCCGCAGCGCAGGGGCCACCTCGGTGGCGATGAGCTCGATGGAGCGCAGGACGTCCTCGTGGGGCGGGTCGATGGAGTGGACCTGGAACGAGACGTCCGTGGCGCGGGCCAGGGCCGTGTCCTCGGCCAGCTCCGCGAGGACCTGCTCGGGCGTGCCGAGGTGGCTGTCGGTGCGCCGCAGGAGCGCGTCGACGTCGTCCTCGGGCAGGTGGTGGCCCTGGCGCCGCAGGCCTTGGGCGGCGCGTCGCAGGCCTGCCTCGGCGTGGGGCCGGAGGCGGGCCGGGTCCTCGGCGACCACGAGCGTGCGGGAGGCCAGGATCCTCGGCGCCACGCCGTCGGGCAGGGCCGCGAGGTAGGCGTCGATCACGGGGTCCTGCAGCTCGCTGAGGGTGGCGTCCGGCGCGTGGGCCGGGCGCGGCTGGGTGCGCGAGAGCATGAGTCCGTCCCCGCGCTCGCCCGCCCGCGCACCGCCGTCGACGGAGAAGGTCGCCTGCCAGATCCGCCGGCCCAGGTCCGGCGCCGGCGGGTAGAGGTGGTTGCGCTCGTCGGCCAGCGCCCGTCCCTCGAGGGCCTCGAGGAGCGCGGCGAGGTGCCGGGCGAAGATCTCGCGCCGGTCGGCGTGGGCGCGCCCGAAGGCGGGGAAGGACTTCGGCGTGCCGCCGTTGCCCAGACCCAGCTCGAGCCGCCCACCGGACAGGACGTCCAGGACGGCCGCGTCCTCGGCCACGCGCACGGGGTCCTCCAGCGGGAGGGTGATGATGCCCGTGCCGAGCCGGATGCGGTTCGTCAGGGCCGCGACGTGGCTGAGCAGCACCAGCGGGGAGGGCAGGCCGCCCTCGTCGCGGTCGAAGTGGTGCTGGGCCACCCACGCCGAGTCGAGCCCGAGGTGCTCCGCGAGGCGGATCTGCTCGACGGCGTGGGCGTAGCGCTCGGCCGGCGAGGCGTCGTCGAGGATGCGGGTGAAGATGCCGACGGCGGTCATCTGGTCTCTCCGTTCGTGGGGGCCGCCGCGCGGTGCGGGATCGCCTCGACGAGGGCGGCGGTGTAGTCGTGGGCTGGGTGGTCGAGGACGTCGGCCGCGCGGCCGTGCTCGACGACCCGGCCGTCGCGCATCACCGAGACGGTGTCGGCGATCTGTCGGACGACGGCGAGGTCGTGGGAGATGAAGAGGTAGGTCAGGCCCAGGTCCTGCTGGAGCCGGTCGAGGAGGTCGAGGATCTGGGCCTGGACCGTGACGTCGAGCGCGGAGACCGCCTCGTCGAGCACGAGCACCGCGGGCTCCAGGACGAGGGCCCGGGCGATCGCCACGCGCTGCCGCTGCCCGCCCGAGAGCTCCGCCGGCCGACGGGCCGCCAGCGTGGCCGGCAGCGCGACCTGCTCGAGGGCCTCGGCCGCCCGGCGCCGCCGGTCACGTCGGTCGGTGCGGCCGTGGTTGCGCAGGGGCTCGGCGACGATCTCGGTCACGCTCTGGCGCGGGTCGAGGGAGCTGAACGGGTTCTGGTAGACCAGCTGGGTCCCCCGGCGGAACCGGCGCAGGGCCTCCCCCCGCAGCCCGGTGACCTCCGCCCCCTCGACCACCACGGAGCCGGCGGTGGGTCGTCGGAGCCCGACGACGGCGCGGGCGGTGGTGGTCTTGCCCGAGCCGGACTCCCCCACGAGCGCGTGGGTGGTGCCGCGGACCACCGAGAAGGAGACGTCGTCGACGGCACGGAACCGCGGTCCGCGTCCGTGCCCGAACTCCTGGACGAGGCCGCGGACCTCGATCGCGCGGTCGGTCTCGCGCGCCGTCTCGACGAGCCGGGCGGTGGCCCGGGGTGCCGGCTCGGTGAGGGAGGGCGCGTCGGCGAGGAGCGTGCGCGTGTAGGGGTGGGCCGGGGCGGCGAGGAGCGCCTCGGTCGCGCCCTCCTCGACGATCCGGCCGTCCTTCATCACGAGGATGCGGTCGGCCCGCTCGGCGGCGACGGCGAGGTCGTGCGTGACGAGCAGGACGGCCGAGCCGAGCTCGGCGCGCAGGTCGTCGAGCAGGTCGAGGATCCGGCGCTGGACGGTGACGTCGAGGGCGCTGGTGGGCTCGTCGGCGATGACCAGGTCGGGCCCGAGCGCGATCGCGCCGGCGATGAGGACCCGCTGCTTCATCCCGCCGGACAGCTCGTGCGGGTACTGGCGGGCCCGCCGCTCCGGCTCGGGGATGCCCACCCGGGCGAGGAGCTCGACGACCCGCGCCCGCACCGCCGCCCGGGGGCCGGCCCGGTGGATGCGCAGGACCTCGGCGAGGTTGTCGCCGATGGTGCGGACCGGGTTGAGGGAGTTGTGCGGGTCCTGCGGCACCAGGCCGATCCGTGCCCCGCGCACGGCGCGCAGCTGCCGGGGCGTCCAGCCGGAGACGTCGGCGCCGCCGACGGCGATGCTGCCCGCGTCCACGTGGGCGCCGGCGCCCAGCAGACCGATGACGGCCTGCGCCGTCGTCGTCTTGCCCGACCCCGACTCCCCCACGACGGCGACGACCTCGCCGGGCCGGACGTCGAAGGAGACGCCGCGCACGGCCGCGGTCGAGGTGCGGCCCGAGCGGTAGGTGACGGCGAGGTCGCGGACGGCGAGGACGGGCACGTCGCGGGGGGTCCCGGGGGCCGCGACGTCCCCCGGTGCGGTTCCCGCGCTCGTCACTGCGGCTCCTGGACCGGCGGCCGCGGCGGAGGCCCGGTGAAGGGTGGGGGCGGTGGTCATGACGGCCTCCTCAGGGCGGCGCTGATGCGGTTGGCGGACAGGACCACGGCGACCAGGACGAGCCCCGGCAGGGTGGTGAGCCACCAGGCTGTGGCGATGTAGCTGCGCCCCTCGGCGATGAGCAGGCCCCACTCGGGGGTGGGCGGGGGTGCGCCGTAGCCGAGGAACCCCAGGGTGGAGACGGCGATGATCGCGGTGCCGAACTGCAGGGCGGCGAGGGAGACGACCGCGCCGACCGAGTTCGGCAGGACGTGGCGCCACAGCACCGGGAAGAACCGCCCGCCGGAGCCGAAGGCGGCCTCGACGTAGTCGCTGCGCCGCACCCGGACCACCTCCGAGCGCGCCAGCCGGGCGAAGGCGGCCACCGAGCTGATCCCGACGGCGATCGCCGCGTTGGTCGTGCCGAAGCCGAGCAGGATGATGATGCTGAGCATGAGCAGCAGCGCGGGGATCGCCAGCAGCACGTCGACGACGCGCATGAGGACGTCGTCGACGAGCCGGCCCGCGGAACCGGCCAGCACGCCCAGGGCGGTCCCGGCGGCGAGGCCGACGGTGACGGCGAGCAGGGCGCCGGCGAGGGAGTGCACCGAGCCGTGGACGACCCGGGCGAGGAGGTCCCGGCCCAGGGCGTCCGTCCCGAAGGGGTGCGCCGGGCCCGGGGCCTGGAGCTTCTCCGCGGGCACGCCGGCGAGCGGGTCGTGGCCGGTGAACAGCCCCGGCGCGACGGCCCACCCCAGGACGACGGCGACGACGGCCACCGCGAGGACCAGGCTCGGCGAGGTGCCGCGCAGGGCGCGGAGCGGGGTGCGCCGGGCGGCGAGCCCCTCGACGCCGCGCGGGTCGTGGCCGGGCGGGGTGGCGACGCCACTCGGATCGCCGGTCGAGGTCGCGACGCCACGCGGGTCGTGCCCGGGCGAGCTCGCGGGGGGCGGGGTGGGGGTCGTGGTGCTCATGCGGCCAGCCCGATCTTCGTGGCGGTGCGGGGGTCGAGGACGGGGTAGAGCAGGTCCACGACCAGGTTGACGACGACGAACGCGGTGGCGGCCAGGAGGACGACGCCCTGCAGGACCGGGATGTCCTGCTGGGCGACCGCCTGCTCCGTGAGCCGGCCGATCCCGGCGCGGCCGAAGACGGTCTCGGTCACCACCGCGCCGCCGATGAGCTCGCCGAGCAGCACCCCGGCGACGGTGAGCGCCGGGGCGACGGCGTTGCGGGCCACGGTCCGGGTGAGCAGCCACACCGGACCGGCGCCCTTCGCCGCGGTCACGGCGACGAAGGGCTGGAGGCTCACCTCGTCGATGCTGCGCACGAGCACCTGGGCGAGCGGGGCCGCCAGGGGCACGGCGAGCGCGAGGACCGGCAGGACGAGCCCCTGGACGGGGCTCGCCCCGATGACCGGGACCAGGCCCAGCCGGAAGGAGAAGACCTGG
Coding sequences within it:
- a CDS encoding alkylhydroperoxidase domain protein produces the protein MSTAPTTASAPTTVPTDPDVPPAVPDVVDHLLGTRPGSRLDEIRGARPAARANAQRSHEALLEPVDPTHVSLLERSVVAAFVSALHGSGPVAARYAAHLGAADPHLARVVAREVASGATTGPYGAYREPALAGESRPGPVYRVQDGEALGARLTAALEHAHLLVLRPREASPAALERLAAAGWSTDGIVTLAQLVSFLAFQVRVVHGLGALAAEVPDGGTAEAPDGVAGEAPDGLAGDRPEPGPAERAPAQVLTYPDLRRPEAFTRDQLGWVPWLEPLPREELTERHLDGLVDRRRADNDYFRLLVRDPEVLAARTRTDNDIFYNTRGGLPRAERELAATAASRLNGCVFCASVHARFAAHHSRRPEDVQRLLDEGVFADLGPRWDAVVAAAVALSSTPPTFGAQEVGALRAAGLDDLEIADLVHGAAFFGWANRLMLSLGEPAEPGV
- a CDS encoding putative FMN-dependent luciferase-like monooxygenase, which codes for MTAVGIFTRILDDASPAERYAHAVEQIRLAEHLGLDSAWVAQHHFDRDEGGLPSPLVLLSHVAALTNRIRLGTGIITLPLEDPVRVAEDAAVLDVLSGGRLELGLGNGGTPKSFPAFGRAHADRREIFARHLAALLEALEGRALADERNHLYPPAPDLGRRIWQATFSVDGGARAGERGDGLMLSRTQPRPAHAPDATLSELQDPVIDAYLAALPDGVAPRILASRTLVVAEDPARLRPHAEAGLRRAAQGLRRQGHHLPEDDVDALLRRTDSHLGTPEQVLAELAEDTALARATDVSFQVHSIDPPHEDVLRSIELIATEVAPALRTGLRAGLPAPVA
- a CDS encoding ABC transporter ATP-binding protein, with the translated sequence MTTAPTLHRASAAAAGPGAAVTSAGTAPGDVAAPGTPRDVPVLAVRDLAVTYRSGRTSTAAVRGVSFDVRPGEVVAVVGESGSGKTTTAQAVIGLLGAGAHVDAGSIAVGGADVSGWTPRQLRAVRGARIGLVPQDPHNSLNPVRTIGDNLAEVLRIHRAGPRAAVRARVVELLARVGIPEPERRARQYPHELSGGMKQRVLIAGAIALGPDLVIADEPTSALDVTVQRRILDLLDDLRAELGSAVLLVTHDLAVAAERADRILVMKDGRIVEEGATEALLAAPAHPYTRTLLADAPSLTEPAPRATARLVETARETDRAIEVRGLVQEFGHGRGPRFRAVDDVSFSVVRGTTHALVGESGSGKTTTARAVVGLRRPTAGSVVVEGAEVTGLRGEALRRFRRGTQLVYQNPFSSLDPRQSVTEIVAEPLRNHGRTDRRDRRRRAAEALEQVALPATLAARRPAELSGGQRQRVAIARALVLEPAVLVLDEAVSALDVTVQAQILDLLDRLQQDLGLTYLFISHDLAVVRQIADTVSVMRDGRVVEHGRAADVLDHPAHDYTAALVEAIPHRAAAPTNGETR
- a CDS encoding ABC transporter permease, with product MSTTTPTPPPASSPGHDPRGVATSTGDPSGVATPPGHDPRGVEGLAARRTPLRALRGTSPSLVLAVAVVAVVLGWAVAPGLFTGHDPLAGVPAEKLQAPGPAHPFGTDALGRDLLARVVHGSVHSLAGALLAVTVGLAAGTALGVLAGSAGRLVDDVLMRVVDVLLAIPALLLMLSIIILLGFGTTNAAIAVGISSVAAFARLARSEVVRVRRSDYVEAAFGSGGRFFPVLWRHVLPNSVGAVVSLAALQFGTAIIAVSTLGFLGYGAPPPTPEWGLLIAEGRSYIATAWWLTTLPGLVLVAVVLSANRISAALRRPS
- a CDS encoding ABC transporter permease, whose protein sequence is MRYVLNRVGQALVVLLAAFTLSFVLLQALPGDALLIKFENPELGLSSTEIAAIREAYGADVPLVRQYLDALGGFLTGDLGYSVQYGTPVATLVAEALPGTAALAASALALAVVLATAIAALSVLAPFAWLRGLLRSAPSLFAAVPVFWLAIVLVQVFSFRLGLVPVIGASPVQGLVLPVLALAVPLAAPLAQVLVRSIDEVSLQPFVAVTAAKGAGPVWLLTRTVARNAVAPALTVAGVLLGELIGGAVVTETVFGRAGIGRLTEQAVAQQDIPVLQGVVLLAATAFVVVNLVVDLLYPVLDPRTATKIGLAA